The Trypanosoma brucei gambiense DAL972 chromosome 10, complete sequence genome has a segment encoding these proteins:
- a CDS encoding protein kinase, putative — MNRSSRNLAEMQDEINQLDDRYKLEKIIGAGSYGVVIRARDTTTNDLVAIKRVNKEIFEEIILAKRILREIKLLAHFHHDNIIGLRNLITPADRDNYDYFYIVMDVMETDLKQVLRTGQSLTEGHIQYFIYQILHALNFIHSSGVIHRDITPANILVNKNCDLKICDFGLSKEESDQGEHMTDYVTMRWYRAPELVMEDKRYSAQIDVWGVGSILGELLGARPLFQGKDRVNQLDKIIDVIGTPSEEDINSIGSTAAQKYLKKKSFRPAPDWASVYPRASPEALDLLRRMLVFHPDKRITVAEALKHPFLRDLYEESDVQVSIQHFNFDETQHKTIQEVKWAVYDESVAFHKNHPRTAPRPQQQQHSAQQPAAAASLPTVDIAGEWRSAQQTIERGEEECGAEQFDKYVGSVE; from the coding sequence ATGAACCGTAGTTCGAGGAACCTTGCAGAGATGCAGGATGAGATCAACCAGTTGGACGACCGTTACAAACTTGAAAAGATAATTGGTGCGGGATCCTATGGTGTCGTCATCCGCGCGAGGGATACCACAACAAACGACCTAGTGGCCATTAAACGCGTCAATAAGGAAATATTCGAGGAAATAATCCTTGCAAAACGTATTCTTCGCGAAATCAAGCTGTTGGCACACTTTCACCACGATAATATCATTGGACTCCGTAACCTCATCACCCCGGCCGACCGCGACAACTATGATTACTTTTATATTGTCATGGATGTAATGGAGACCGACCTGAAGCAAGTGCTCCGAACTGGCCAAAGTCTCACGGAAGGTCACATACAATATTTCATTTATCAAATCTTACATGCCCTAAACTTCATCCATTCTTCAGGTGTTATTCATCGAGACATCACCCCGGCCAACATTTTAGTCAATAAAAATTGTGATTTGAAGATATGCGACTTCGGACTTTCCAAAGAGGAGAGTGATCAAGGGGAGCACATGACAGATTATGTTACCATGCGTTGGTACCGTGCACCGGAGCTGGTGATGGAAGATAAGAGGTATTCCGCACAAATTGATGTGTGGGGAGTTGGAAGTATTCTTGGTGAGTTGCTGGGCGCCCGACCCCTGTTTCAGGGAAAAGACCGTGTGAACCAACTGGACAAAATCATTGATGTTATCGGAACTCCATCTGAAGAGGATATAAATTCCATCGGGTCCACTGCGGCGCAgaagtatttaaaaaagaagtcaTTTCGTCCTGCACCCGATTGGGCCTCCGTATATCCCAGAGCGAGTCCAGAGGCGCTGGACTTATTGCGGCGGATGTTGGTGTTCCATCCAGACAAGCGCATAACTGTCGCTGAAGCATTAAAACATCCCTTCCTTAGGGATCTGTACGAGGAATCCGATGTACAGGTTAGTATCCAGCACTTTAACTTTGATGAAACACAACATAAAACAATTCAGGAGGTAAAGTGGGCGGTGTATGATGAGAGTGTGGCATTTCACAAAAACCACCCCCGGACAGCACCTaggccacaacaacaacaacattctGCGCAACAACCCGCCGCTGCTGCATCTCTTCCAACTGTTGATATCGCTGGAGAGTGGCGGTCAGCGCAACAAACAATTGAGCGGGGCGAGGAGGAATGTGGTGCGGAGCAGTTCGACAAATATG
- a CDS encoding T. brucei spp.-specific protein, which yields MLTIRVGNLPVCLCSNLRNTFNPTYAFGVKRNDGTVALLDGKSGHLLLPFDAEGNIIVTPGADYQLVFLSNDSTSSTVHTTQGLGKGGTNKTSHDFELTKALAKDGSIHREKRRLDDGRATSRERFHKGNAHYSVSDSKPTKRRKRDHSVDKDAVVEAEFGSQSINKKERSVKASRKDSNREDSDDPDDIPIFCTLAGKPTPAPISSNHTPTVSPAPKEVYLVDNFDPTTRPAHSEEGALDSSATELISS from the coding sequence ATGTTAACTATCCGTGTCGGTAACCTACCAGTTTGCCTTTGCTCAAACTTGCGCAACACGTTCAACCCGACTTATGCCTTCGGGGTTAAGAGGAATGACGGCACGGTGGCACTTCTCGACGGGAAAAGTGGCCACCTACTGCTCCCATTTGATGCGGAGGGGAACATTATCGTCACTCCTGGGGCGGATTACCAACTTGTTTTCTTGTCCAACGATTCAACTTCATCCACTGTTCACACAACACAGGGCCTGGGAAAAGGAGGCACAAACAAAACTAGTCATGATTTCGAGCTTACAAAGGCCCTTGCAAAGGATGGTTCAATTCACCGGGAGAAGAGGCGTTTAGACGATGGGCGAGCCACCAGTCGTGAGAGGTTTCACAAGGGAAATGCACACTACTCAGTGAGTGATTCTAAACCCACGAAGAGGCGTAAAAGAGATCATTCCGTAGACAAGGATGCAGTTGTCGAGGCCGAATTCGGTTCTCAATCGATTaataaaaaggagaggagtgTTAAGGCATCTCGTAAAGACTCTAACAGGGAAGATTCTGACGATCCCGATGATATTCCGATATTCTGCACGTTAGCCGGAAAGCCAACTCCCGCACCCATTTCATCAAATCACACCCCAACAGTTTCTCCCGCTCCGAAGGAAGTTTACCTCGTTGATAATTTTGATCCCACCACGAGACCGGCACATTCTGAGGAAGGGGCTCTCGATAGTTCCGCGACGGAGCTCATTTCTTcatag
- a CDS encoding DNA repair protein, putative, producing MTAEEISQRLALLTSQTILQHDLNRSFTQHAVFSTGSEELDRLLPDGGMTCGTVLEVFGPPSGGKSRLVRRMISSFAAQGALEWTTRGVDVGICDGSPSKGLEVQQECLRARAEECCRPREWCVFYVLSDPSSLNPRHLREELEKALQRAMLCDVHCEGEIERLLDDIIGRVQVVNFATLNDLLNFFRFLYHEEYPSSMHHANQRRALVVIDSVARLWDHPTCGATKHARHWAAAELVRELRNVIMLGNGWRGEYCGNIDSHHLDTEAGNVFCSVQAANMGTSVGGSVAVVLVNGCTNTRYCHTVVGPLGVPLWLAAAADIRLFIEPTSTSGDYPPTTGEDDDGMLCTHQYGAAKHVLAVRVAKGSGSSAPRVGNIFLP from the coding sequence ATGACGGCGGAGGAGATTTCACAGAGGCTTGCGCTACTCACTTCGCAAACTATTTTACAGCATGACCTGAACCGTAGTTTCACACAACACGCGGTATTTTCAACTGGCTCAGAGGAACTTGACCGGTTGTTGCCCGACGGCGGGATGACGTGCGGGACAGTCCTGGAGGTGTTTGGTCCGCCATCAGGAGGGAAATCCCGCCTTGTCCGCCGCATGATATCTTCATTTGCAGCACAGGGTGCGTTAGAGTGGACGACTAGAGGGGTTGATGTGGGAATATGCGACGGCAGCCCATCGAAGGGACTGGAGGTACAGCAAGAATGTCTGAGGGCGAGAGCAGAGGAATGTTGCAGACCACGTGAGTGGTGTGTTTTCTACGTCTTGTCTGACCCGTCCTCTCTCAATCCCCGTCATTTGCGGGAAGAACTCGAAAAAGCCCTCCAGCGTGCAATGTTGTGTGATGTGCACTGCGAGGGTGAGATTGAAAGGCTCCTCGATGACATCATAGGAAGGGTACAAGTGGTGAACTTCGCAACCCTAAATGACCTTTTAAACTTCTTCCGTTTTCTGTACCACGAGGAGTATCCGTCGTCTATGCATCATGCTAACCAACGCCGCGCGTTGGTCGTTATCGACAGTGTTGCTCGCCTTTGGGATCACCCGACATGTGGAGCAACAAAGCATGCGCGGCACTGGGCGGCGGCTGAACTGGTGCGTGAGTTGCGCAATGTTATTATGCTTGGGAACGGTTGGCGTGGTGAGTATTGTGGTAACATTGACTCGCATCACTTAGATACCGAAGCTGGGAACGTTTTTTGTAGCGTCCAGGCTGCCAATATGGGTACCTCTGTTGGTGGTAGTGTGGCGGTTGTTCTCGTTAACGGGTGCACGAACACGCGTTACTGCCACACCGTTGTTGGACCTTTGGGGGTGCCCTTGTGGTTGGCAGCTGCAGCGGATATTCGTCTTTTCATTGAACCCACATCAACTTCGGGTGATTATCCGCCCACTACCGGCGAGGATGACGATGGCATGTTATGCACTCACCAATACGGGGCTGCAAAACACGTATTGGCGGTGCGTGTAGCGAAGGGCAGTGGTTCCTCGGCTCCCCGCGTGGGAAACATCTTTTTACCCTGA